The following proteins come from a genomic window of Geomonas sp. RF6:
- a CDS encoding right-handed parallel beta-helix repeat-containing protein: MAARLLVFIAVSLLLQLIPLTAHARVLTSDTTWKGEVIVEEDILVPDGVTLTIAPGTTVKVGAAESSKTDPEYLSPLTEITVRGVLRAEGDERHPILFQAGGERKESAWAGIIVDGGESRLAACRIESAESGVYLLRGRLRIDGSTVTGNRYGIVLQGRESTASGARNSAIGNDYGLLLLSGAPRPKGLVELRGNRKKDEFSAAERGGAVTAVKNPPQRQPRKESADVRVYHDEVLAGETVWRGMVRVDGTLRVPQGSRLVILPGTTVEFTFRDTNGDGIGENGLLVQGIVVAKGSAASPILFRGADRSRRGSWDSINIMNSAGPWNLFEHCIIEDAYRGLHFHFSRVALTDSEISNCYRAVQFQEATVIVRGNRFFGNKSAVQGRDSDLSFDENSVSENQQGANFLRVRLKARGNRIMRNVREGIRIREGATVFEENLVEENRFGILVQDASFPSFERNAISNNLEIGASIKNGDNLLISGNFISGNGINGVNLNEVRGAISGNLVSDNGERGIGIQSFSGTIEGNNFAANGLCAIDPEGKGEVAAPRNWWGGSDARSSICTAPASAGTVLASAPASQPLLFPWPLSFVPRETTWRGTLSVAGKVAVPTGSSLTVTRGTTVGFGAGGGLSVTGRIVAAGDAATPVLFTSAGRKEGGAWDEILLEHADGSSFTGCVFEYAGWGVHSHFTKLSIKDSLFHGNDGGMRFRSGPVTISGSVFTENGIGVRSFRGNAVISGNVFTGNGVGIFVREKGSGLQVEGNNLSGNADYNMRLGDFNNEDVAAPGNWWGSAEPAESIYDAGREPGIGTVRYQPVVSQALSGVGSSAPKLRAGAEK, from the coding sequence ATGGCTGCACGTCTCCTCGTTTTTATCGCCGTTTCCCTTCTGCTGCAACTCATCCCGCTGACGGCGCACGCCCGCGTTCTCACCTCCGACACCACCTGGAAAGGTGAAGTGATCGTCGAGGAAGACATCCTCGTCCCCGATGGCGTTACCCTCACCATCGCGCCGGGGACCACGGTGAAAGTGGGCGCTGCGGAAAGCTCCAAGACCGACCCGGAGTACCTCTCACCCCTGACCGAGATCACCGTGCGCGGCGTGCTGCGCGCCGAGGGGGACGAGCGACACCCCATCCTCTTCCAGGCGGGGGGGGAGAGGAAGGAGAGCGCCTGGGCCGGCATCATTGTCGACGGCGGCGAGAGCCGGCTTGCTGCTTGCCGCATCGAGTCCGCCGAAAGCGGCGTCTACCTCCTGCGCGGCCGCCTCCGTATCGACGGTTCCACCGTTACCGGAAACCGGTACGGCATCGTGCTGCAGGGGCGGGAGAGTACTGCCAGCGGCGCACGGAACAGCGCGATCGGGAACGACTATGGCCTTCTCCTTCTTTCCGGCGCTCCCCGTCCGAAGGGATTGGTGGAGCTTCGCGGCAACAGGAAAAAGGACGAATTCAGTGCTGCGGAAAGGGGAGGAGCAGTTACTGCCGTGAAGAATCCACCCCAGCGCCAGCCCCGGAAGGAGAGCGCCGACGTCCGGGTCTACCACGACGAGGTTCTGGCGGGGGAGACGGTGTGGCGCGGGATGGTCCGGGTGGACGGGACGCTACGGGTGCCACAGGGTAGCAGGCTGGTGATCCTTCCGGGGACGACGGTCGAGTTCACCTTCCGCGATACCAACGGTGACGGCATCGGCGAGAACGGCCTCCTCGTGCAGGGGATCGTCGTGGCAAAGGGGAGCGCCGCCTCCCCGATCCTCTTTCGCGGCGCAGACCGCTCCCGGCGCGGCTCCTGGGACTCCATCAACATCATGAACAGCGCCGGCCCCTGGAACCTCTTCGAGCACTGCATCATCGAGGACGCCTATCGCGGGCTGCATTTTCACTTCTCCAGGGTCGCCCTCACCGACTCCGAGATCAGCAACTGCTATCGCGCGGTGCAGTTCCAGGAGGCGACCGTCATCGTGCGCGGCAACCGCTTTTTCGGCAACAAGAGCGCGGTGCAGGGGAGGGACTCGGACCTCTCCTTCGACGAAAACAGCGTGAGCGAAAACCAGCAGGGGGCGAACTTCCTGCGGGTCCGGCTGAAGGCGCGCGGCAACAGGATCATGCGCAACGTGAGGGAAGGGATCAGGATCAGGGAGGGGGCGACGGTCTTCGAGGAGAACCTGGTGGAGGAGAACCGCTTCGGGATTCTGGTGCAGGACGCGTCCTTTCCGAGCTTCGAGCGCAATGCGATCAGCAACAACCTGGAGATAGGCGCATCGATTAAAAACGGCGACAACCTCCTCATAAGCGGCAACTTCATCTCCGGCAACGGGATCAACGGGGTGAATTTGAACGAAGTGCGCGGCGCGATCAGCGGGAACCTGGTGAGCGACAACGGCGAGCGAGGCATCGGCATCCAGTCCTTTAGCGGGACGATCGAGGGGAACAACTTCGCGGCGAACGGGTTGTGCGCCATCGATCCGGAAGGGAAGGGTGAGGTGGCGGCGCCGCGCAACTGGTGGGGGGGGAGCGACGCGCGAAGCTCCATCTGCACAGCACCCGCCTCCGCCGGGACGGTACTGGCCTCCGCTCCCGCTTCCCAACCGCTGCTTTTCCCCTGGCCGCTCTCCTTCGTGCCGCGCGAGACGACGTGGCGCGGCACGCTGTCGGTCGCGGGAAAGGTCGCAGTTCCGACAGGCTCGAGCCTCACCGTCACCCGCGGCACGACCGTCGGCTTTGGCGCAGGGGGGGGGCTCTCCGTCACCGGCAGGATCGTTGCAGCAGGAGACGCCGCCACCCCCGTCCTCTTCACCTCCGCCGGGCGCAAGGAGGGGGGCGCATGGGACGAGATCCTGCTTGAGCACGCCGATGGCAGCTCTTTCACCGGCTGCGTCTTCGAATACGCGGGGTGGGGGGTCCACAGCCATTTCACGAAGCTCTCGATAAAGGACTCGCTCTTTCACGGCAACGACGGCGGGATGAGGTTTCGAAGCGGCCCGGTCACCATCAGCGGCTCGGTCTTCACCGAAAACGGGATCGGGGTGCGCTCGTTTCGCGGCAACGCGGTCATAAGCGGGAATGTTTTCACCGGAAACGGTGTGGGGATCTTCGTACGGGAAAAAGGGAGCGGGCTGCAGGTGGAAGGGAACAACCTCTCCGGCAACGCAGACTACAATATGCGGCTGGGCGACTTCAATAACGAGGATGTGGCCGCGCCGGGAAACTGGTGGGGGAGTGCTGAGCCGGCGGAATCGATCTATGATGCAGGGCGTGAGCCAGGTATCGGCACGGTGCGCTACCAGCCTGTGGTCTCACAGGCGCTCTCCGGCGTAGGTAGCAGCGCGCCGAAATTGAGGGCGGGGGCAGAGAAATGA
- a CDS encoding HoxN/HupN/NixA family nickel/cobalt transporter: MESVSIGWFSIYIAAFFLGVAHSLEPGHGKTVVAAYLVGSRGRSIDALVLGLTVTFTHCFSIILLGLLAKFTAQYFSEQQVHGYLGIVASLLILGMGVWMLKSRWGAMHGHSHGHTHDHSHGHGHDHGHTHDHGHTHDHGHAHGFLRKLFHGHSHGSDGDHSHGHSHAHAPAAEGTSPIGLLLLGISGGIVPCPAALAILLAAVSAGTLGKGLALVLVFSVGLACSLVAIGLVMVHSVKAAARFVDTERYAQKVSLASAVVVTVVGAVTFYSSLSHLAQQ; the protein is encoded by the coding sequence ATGGAAAGCGTTAGCATCGGTTGGTTCAGCATCTATATCGCGGCATTCTTTCTCGGTGTCGCCCACTCCCTTGAGCCCGGTCACGGCAAGACGGTGGTGGCAGCTTATCTCGTCGGATCGCGGGGACGCAGTATCGATGCCCTCGTTCTTGGCCTCACCGTCACCTTCACCCACTGCTTCAGCATCATCCTTCTCGGCCTTCTCGCCAAATTTACCGCGCAGTACTTCAGTGAGCAGCAGGTGCACGGCTACCTCGGCATCGTCGCCAGTCTCCTCATCCTCGGGATGGGGGTATGGATGCTGAAGTCCCGCTGGGGGGCGATGCACGGCCACTCCCATGGGCACACGCACGACCACTCCCACGGTCACGGGCATGACCACGGGCACACGCATGACCACGGGCACACGCATGACCACGGGCACGCTCACGGTTTCCTGCGAAAGCTTTTCCACGGACATTCCCATGGCAGCGACGGTGACCATTCCCATGGCCACTCCCATGCGCACGCGCCTGCCGCGGAAGGGACCAGCCCGATCGGCCTTCTTCTTCTCGGCATCTCCGGCGGCATCGTGCCGTGCCCTGCTGCTCTCGCTATCCTGCTTGCTGCCGTCTCGGCCGGAACCCTCGGAAAGGGGCTCGCGCTGGTGCTCGTCTTCAGCGTCGGCCTCGCCTGTTCGCTCGTTGCCATCGGTCTCGTCATGGTGCACAGCGTGAAGGCCGCCGCCCGTTTCGTCGATACGGAGCGCTACGCGCAGAAGGTTTCCCTCGCCAGCGCCGTGGTGGTTACCGTCGTCGGCGCCGTCACCTTTTACTCGTCCCTTAGTCACCTGGCTCAGCAATGA
- a CDS encoding carboxypeptidase-like regulatory domain-containing protein, producing the protein MNYLKKILPALLILAAPVAAVAITPPSAPQRPVQPAEMKGSTVTGRILIDGQTPLDGGVVYFFNAATGPAPAHDRYWRVPDFMKQLDEAGRFSLKLPEGSYYLGAVKRLSGRLVGPPQEGDYYFTSVDEKGDPVRYQVKVPGDMDLGSLSGAQPFKSGGTGYRKGITAVEGTVVSEEGKPVRDALVFAYRSAETVGRPLYTSYPSSPNGRFLLRVGEGGTYYLKVRSVYGGSAPVAGEVVGNIGQKESQAVTVKKGELVKGVVVKAKRFAGRGPGSARAVTPQAEGINNETKGR; encoded by the coding sequence ATGAACTACCTGAAAAAGATTCTTCCAGCGCTCCTTATCCTCGCAGCCCCTGTGGCGGCAGTTGCGATCACGCCGCCGTCGGCGCCCCAGCGTCCGGTGCAGCCTGCCGAGATGAAGGGGAGCACCGTGACCGGCCGCATCCTTATCGACGGTCAAACGCCCCTCGACGGAGGAGTGGTGTACTTCTTCAACGCGGCGACCGGTCCGGCACCGGCCCACGACAGGTACTGGCGCGTCCCGGATTTCATGAAGCAGCTCGACGAGGCGGGTCGCTTCTCCCTCAAGCTTCCGGAGGGGAGCTACTACCTCGGGGCGGTGAAGAGGCTTTCGGGACGCCTCGTCGGTCCGCCGCAGGAAGGTGACTACTACTTCACCAGCGTGGACGAAAAGGGTGACCCGGTGCGCTACCAGGTGAAGGTGCCGGGAGACATGGATCTTGGCTCCCTCTCCGGCGCGCAGCCATTCAAGAGCGGCGGGACCGGCTATCGCAAAGGGATCACCGCAGTGGAGGGAACGGTCGTGTCGGAAGAGGGGAAGCCGGTGCGCGACGCGCTGGTATTTGCCTACCGCAGTGCCGAGACCGTGGGCAGGCCGTTGTACACCTCGTACCCTTCGAGCCCCAACGGCCGGTTCCTCTTGCGGGTCGGTGAAGGGGGGACCTACTACCTGAAGGTCCGCAGCGTCTATGGCGGCTCCGCACCGGTTGCCGGCGAAGTCGTGGGAAATATCGGGCAGAAGGAGAGCCAGGCGGTCACCGTGAAGAAGGGTGAACTGGTGAAGGGTGTGGTGGTGAAGGCGAAAAGATTTGCCGGCAGGGGACCGGGATCCGCTAGGGCGGTAACGCCGCAGGCTGAAGGCATCAACAACGAAACGAAAGGGAGGTGA
- a CDS encoding carboxypeptidase-like regulatory domain-containing protein: protein MLLLLLLVVASIVSFPAPSIAGAEGILTGHILDGGGHPVPGAEVFAYDSAATRRPADFISAPADGAGIYRLVLPSGKYWLVARLRTGERFGPLAFGGKHSGEARETDVDAGAESSVDFSVLNVREAARLKKEEDDGCREVAGRLLGKEGKPVVGAYAFARREGTTGAIPDYFSTLSDREGRYSIYLPPGRYCIGGATAFPPDEASCTTFNVTSEQIVIANDLQLNYSIASLEEPKDNSKSLD from the coding sequence TTGCTCCTGCTTTTACTTCTTGTCGTTGCGTCCATTGTCTCCTTTCCCGCACCGTCCATCGCAGGCGCAGAGGGGATCCTCACCGGCCACATCCTCGACGGAGGCGGCCACCCCGTCCCGGGGGCCGAGGTCTTCGCCTACGACTCCGCCGCCACGCGCAGACCGGCGGATTTCATCTCTGCGCCCGCCGATGGGGCCGGCATCTACCGCCTCGTCCTTCCCTCCGGCAAATACTGGCTCGTGGCGCGCCTGCGGACGGGGGAAAGGTTCGGCCCGCTCGCCTTCGGCGGAAAGCATTCCGGGGAGGCGCGCGAGACCGATGTCGACGCCGGCGCAGAGTCCTCCGTAGACTTCAGCGTCCTCAACGTGAGGGAGGCGGCACGGCTGAAAAAAGAGGAAGACGACGGCTGCCGCGAGGTCGCGGGACGCCTCCTCGGCAAGGAGGGGAAGCCTGTCGTCGGCGCCTACGCCTTCGCTCGCAGAGAGGGAACGACTGGCGCGATCCCCGACTACTTTTCGACCCTCTCCGACCGGGAGGGGCGATACAGCATCTACCTTCCGCCCGGAAGATACTGCATTGGTGGAGCGACTGCCTTCCCCCCCGACGAGGCCTCTTGCACCACGTTCAACGTGACGTCCGAACAGATTGTTATTGCTAATGATCTTCAACTAAACTATAGTATCGCATCCTTGGAAGAGCCAAAAGATAACAGTAAGAGCCTTGATTGA
- a CDS encoding ResB-like family cytochrome C biogenesis protein, whose product MKRGVRWLASTEFAIILFLVLSLLALPGTFGESRAIYSSPPFLLLLGALGMATAVCTVGKGRRLPLPVLVIHAAVVLVLAGAVISARGYVSTVNVHEGRSTGAAYRWDVNKELPLGFDLAVRKVNSEYYPVPVQVGVLRGSEKVALFTVRTGESFRFDRFTVTANELHLQGKRLSLSVAEKGTELGKIDTADEGTIASSFPYRFRLVAYRTPALKRTWVDLALLRESRVLAEGTSEVNAPFSWQGLQFFHVQSDRDQEGIYAGIQIVRDPGKPLVFAGLALLGVGAVLLLVRRCYGKR is encoded by the coding sequence GTGAAAAGGGGAGTGCGCTGGCTCGCTTCCACCGAGTTCGCCATCATCCTCTTTCTCGTGCTCAGCCTCCTGGCACTTCCGGGCACCTTCGGCGAGAGCCGCGCGATCTACTCGTCACCACCCTTTCTCCTTCTTCTCGGGGCACTGGGGATGGCGACGGCAGTCTGCACGGTCGGGAAGGGGAGGCGCCTCCCTTTGCCGGTCCTGGTGATCCACGCGGCAGTCGTCCTGGTCCTCGCCGGTGCGGTGATCTCCGCCAGGGGATATGTCTCCACCGTCAATGTCCACGAAGGGCGCAGCACCGGCGCTGCATACCGCTGGGACGTGAACAAGGAACTGCCGCTCGGCTTTGATCTGGCCGTGCGGAAGGTTAATTCGGAATATTATCCGGTGCCGGTTCAGGTCGGTGTACTGCGCGGGAGCGAGAAGGTTGCCCTCTTCACCGTGCGCACCGGCGAGAGCTTCCGCTTCGACCGTTTTACCGTCACGGCAAACGAGCTCCATCTGCAGGGGAAAAGGCTCTCCCTGAGCGTGGCAGAAAAGGGGACAGAGCTCGGGAAGATCGATACGGCAGATGAAGGGACTATCGCCTCTTCCTTTCCGTACCGCTTCCGCTTGGTCGCCTACCGCACTCCGGCGCTCAAAAGGACCTGGGTGGACCTCGCCCTGCTGCGCGAGAGCCGGGTCCTCGCCGAGGGTACGAGCGAGGTAAATGCGCCCTTCTCGTGGCAGGGGCTCCAGTTCTTCCACGTGCAGAGCGACAGGGATCAAGAAGGGATCTACGCGGGGATCCAGATCGTGCGCGATCCGGGAAAACCGCTGGTGTTCGCGGGGCTTGCCCTGCTCGGTGTTGGTGCAGTGCTGCTTTTGGTTCGAAGGTGTTATGGAAAGCGTTAG
- a CDS encoding tetratricopeptide repeat protein, with translation MKPLSLCIAPLLGLFLMPRPCHAHPETGLLPDAIAEVEYRIVLDITPNDLKTRNRLGVVLCRKNKIAEAEREYATVLRMAPNDFDAHDGMGLVRLRQRRYDEALSWFKKAISLCREDSLVHRDLGNALEGSGRTSEALAAYREGIAVSDVLIRKGINREAEITRRAALVAALQNLQEKIKSTKVPQ, from the coding sequence ATGAAACCGCTTTCCCTCTGCATAGCGCCGCTTCTCGGTCTTTTCCTGATGCCCCGGCCGTGCCACGCGCATCCCGAGACCGGGCTCCTTCCCGACGCCATCGCGGAGGTCGAGTACCGCATCGTCCTCGACATCACCCCGAACGACCTGAAGACCCGCAACAGGCTCGGCGTGGTCCTTTGCCGGAAGAACAAGATCGCCGAGGCGGAGCGGGAATACGCCACCGTCCTGCGCATGGCACCGAACGACTTCGACGCGCATGACGGAATGGGGCTGGTACGCCTGAGGCAGCGCCGCTACGACGAGGCGCTCTCCTGGTTCAAAAAGGCGATCTCCCTCTGCCGCGAGGACAGCCTCGTGCACCGCGATCTGGGGAACGCCCTGGAAGGGAGCGGACGCACCTCCGAGGCACTCGCGGCGTACCGCGAAGGGATCGCCGTCAGCGACGTTCTGATACGGAAGGGGATAAACAGGGAAGCAGAAATCACCCGCCGCGCCGCACTCGTGGCAGCGCTGCAAAACCTGCAGGAAAAGATCAAATCGACGAAGGTGCCCCAATGA
- a CDS encoding glycine betaine ABC transporter substrate-binding protein: MKKIILLLLIVSLLGLQQIAGACVGKTLYVGVVNSPGDLLFAEMISVLVNERTGTTVKVVPFKESRELYSAVKKGEVGVIVETPERGLKAVEKGGEGSGKVAYEAAKKEFRKSLNLIWLEPFGVSQYAAPVISQETIGNLPALPKLLNKLSGVVNDDSFAKLLKSEKGKKAAKDFLKSRKLI; this comes from the coding sequence TTGAAAAAGATCATTTTGCTGCTGTTGATAGTATCCCTTCTTGGCTTACAGCAAATTGCCGGTGCCTGTGTCGGTAAGACACTGTATGTCGGGGTCGTCAACTCTCCTGGTGATCTGCTCTTTGCCGAGATGATTTCCGTGCTGGTGAACGAGCGCACCGGCACGACAGTGAAAGTGGTGCCCTTCAAGGAGTCCCGCGAGCTGTACAGCGCGGTGAAGAAGGGTGAGGTCGGCGTGATCGTCGAGACCCCCGAGCGCGGCCTGAAGGCGGTGGAAAAGGGTGGCGAGGGTAGCGGCAAGGTTGCCTACGAGGCGGCGAAAAAAGAGTTTCGCAAGTCCCTCAATCTGATATGGCTCGAGCCTTTCGGGGTGAGCCAGTACGCGGCACCGGTGATCTCGCAGGAGACGATCGGGAACCTCCCCGCTCTGCCGAAGCTTCTCAACAAGCTCTCCGGCGTCGTGAACGACGACAGCTTCGCAAAGCTCCTGAAGTCGGAGAAGGGGAAGAAGGCTGCAAAGGACTTCCTCAAGTCGCGCAAGCTGATCTAA